The Bacteroidota bacterium genome segment TTTAACTGAGTCGCTTAAAATTTCACCAAATCCAGTATTGGAAACATTAAATATTCAATTACCCGATAAACTTTTTACGAAAGGAGAATTAAGTATTTACGATGCGACAGGCAAACTCGAATATGCTTCACAAATTAACAGTTCACAAGTATCCATCAATAAAGCTGATTTTAACTCTTCGTCAAAAGCGGGTGTGTATATATTGAAAATAATAGTGTATGATGCTGACTATAGTTCAGAGGTTTACGTTTCACCATTTATTGTTAACGAATAAATTACAGCATCATGAAAACGAAATTATTAATTAGCTTATTATTGATTGTTAGCATTAATTTCACTTTTGCCGATGGTATTATGTTATCATCAAAAGAAAGTTACCCGAACCATCTTCTTAAAAATGTAAGTACCGAAATTAATGTAGAGATAAATGGATTAGTTGCTATTACCACTGTTTTTCAGAAATTTTTGAATGAAAGTGATTCTATAACTGATGCCGTTTGGAATTTTCCTCTACCTGAAAAAGCGCGCAGCATGCGCATGAGGTATTGGTATAACGATACGGCCTATGATGCAAAACTAATGGTCATTCAGCAAACTACTAATCCGGGAACGGGAGAAGGTGGAATTGCTGCTGAAATTAATAATTACATAGGTAAAAATGGAATTCGGGTTCATCTGAAAAAAATACGACCACACGATATCCAGGCTGTTGAGTTGACTTATATCGAATTATTAGACTACGATAATGGGAACTGTAGCTATACATATCCATTGGAAACAAAAGATTTGGTTTCTTTTCCTATCGACTATGTGAAAATTAATATTGATTTAAAAAGTAATCGAACTGTTTTACATTATGATGCAAAGAATTTTTCATCCGACTTGTTTGAATTAGGGAATGATTCAGATAAGCATTTGACCTTGGAAGTCTTAAAACCGAAAGCTTATTTATCTGCGGATTTTGATTTCGAATTTACCATTGACAATGTATCTTTTGATCAATATATGTATTCTTCCTTGACGGATTCAACGATGGGCTATTTTAACCTTTTTTGGGTTAATCAAATTTTCATGGAAGGATATAATTACATGAATTCAAAAATTGTTTTTTTGATTGGGAATTCCTCAACTATGTCGGGCTACAAATTGCAGCAAAGTTTAATAGCTGTCAAAAATGCTCTCGATATGCTTAGCAGGAATGATTCATTTAATATCATACTATATAATTCAACAGTCGACAAATGGAAGGATAGTTTGGTAGTAGCTGATTCCATGAATGTTTTATTGGCAAAAACATATCTTGACAATGTTAAAGGTCACTATGGTAACTGGCTGGATATTGGTTTACAAGAAGCTTTGGGGCAATTTAATAATGCATCTAATTCAAACACAATATTTGCTTTTACAGATGGGAAGTCAGCCTTAGATCCAATCAAAATAAAGGATATAAATTTATTTAAAACAGCCATATTTATAGCGGCCATTGGTAAAGATGTGGATCGATATCGCCTTGAAATGACTAGCTCGTTGAATTATGGATTTGTCAGATATTTCGATGAAGATGATGATATTAAAAAAGGATTGAACAGCATATTCTTATCCATCAGCCATCCTGTATTTAAAAATACCCAAATGGATTTCAACAAATCCGATGTAATTGATGTAGGCCCTGTTCCATTTCCTACTGCTTTTGTGGGCACTTATTTTTATGCAGCTGGTCGATATAGTATTCCAGATACAGCTACCTGTAAAATGACATTTGAAGGGATTTATGGTCATGTTAAGTACCCATTTTTATTGACGTATAATGGATATAATGAGTCCAACAATTTTGCTAAAAACCTTTGGGCTAAGCAAAAAATGGATGATTTGGAAAGAAAAATAATGATTTATGGAGAGAGTGAAGTCTGGAAGCAAGAATTGATTGAGTTAAGTTTAGCCTATAAAATGAAATGTAGATATACAGCATACATTGCTACTTATGAGTACGACCCAGGCGGACCTTGGTTGGATATTGAGGAAAGTGATGAGAAGCCAAACATGCAGACAAATTCACAAATTGAACTCTATTATCCAAATCCGTTTTCTTCTTATCTGAATGTCAATATTTATCTAAGCAAACATGATTTTAACAAAACCAAGCTTTTGAAAATTTACAACAGTGCTGGAATACTTGTCCATCTGGTTGATTTAACAATGTACCCCGAAGGCTCATTTGAATTGCATTTGCTATTGGATAAGTATCGAAACAGACTATCGTTGGGATACAATGTACTTATACTTCAAATCGGTAATGAGGTGGTGAGTTCTGCTAAAATACTGTATGTGCCTAATCATTAATCTATTGCTTTGGAATACGATTGTGTTTGGACCTATTAAATCGTAGTATAGAGATAAAATAACAGACCTGATTCGTGTAGTTTGAGAAGAAATAAAAAATTATGAACAGAAGTTTGTGTGAATTAATAGATTAGTTATCTTTGCACTCCATTTTCATGAGTAAATAGAGAAAAATGAACCAGTTAATTAAGGATATACAGAAGAAAAGCTTAAGAACAGATCTTGCTCAGTTCAAAGCTGGAGATACTATAGTTGTTAATTATAGAATCATTGAAGGGAATAAAGAAAGGGTTCAGCCATTTCAAGGTATTGTTTTACAACGTAAAGGTGAAGCCGAAGTTGCTACATTTACTGTGAGAAAAATCAGTGGTGGAATTGGTATTGAAAGAGTATTTCCAATAAATTCACCAAAGATTGAAAGCATTGAAGTCAAGAAAAGAGGTAAAGTCAGGAGAGCAAAGATTTTCTATTTACGCGAACTGAAAGGTAAAAAAGCAAAAGTGAAAGAATTACGTAGATAATTAGCTACGAAATTATTTTTTATATACGAATTATGAAAACCGCCAATAGGCGGTTTTTGTGTTTTATCGACTATATTTCTTTTACATGGAAGCTATAAAAAATGCAGTTCTGAGTTTAATAATTTCTTGGACTTTTTACAGCTATAAAATTAAGTACTTACAATTGTAATTTCCATCATCAGGTAGTAAGTTTACAACTTCAAAGGATAGCAATTTCCTGTCTTTTTGGTGGATATTATTAGCGCTTTCCCAATTTATAACATACTAATCATTTTCAGAGTTGAAAGGATACTTAGACGAATTCAATGAACAACAACGACAAGCTGTAGAACACACAGATGGTCCTTCTCTGATTATAGCCGGAGCTGGTTCAGGTAAAACCCGTGTGCTTACTACCCGTATCGTCCATCTGATTAGTCAGGGGATTGATGCATTCAATATACTTGCTTTAACTTTTACCAATAAAGCAGCTAAGGAAATGCGGAAAAGGATAGAAGAAATGGTCGGTACAGATGCTAAAAACATTTGGATGGGAACATTTCACTCTGTTTTTGCACGCTTACTTCGTTCGGAAGCTGCAAAATTGGGCTATCCTGTAAATTTTACAATTTATGATACAGAAGATTCAAAAAGCCTGATTCGTACAATTCTAAAAGAAGAGCAACTCGATAGCAAACTCTACAATGCTTCTTTCGTTTATAATCGTATATCAGGATTGAAAAATAATCTGATCACTCCCAAACAATACTTAAATGATGAAGAATATATTTCTGAAGATTTAGCAAATGGGCGCCCTAAATTCGGAGAAATTTATTTGAAATACACATCTCGTTGTTTTAAGTCTGGTGCAATGGATTTTGATGATTTGTTGTTAAAGACTCACATTTTGTTGGAAAACTTTCCGGAAGCGTTGAATAAATACCAGCATCAATTCAAACATGTGCTGATTGATGAGTTTCAGGACACAAATCGAGTTCAATATTTGATAGTCAAGCGCATAGCCGCTGCAACTCGCAACCTGAGTGTGGTTGGCGATGACTCTCAATCAATTTATTCATTCAGAGGAGCGAATATTAAAAATATCTTACACTTTGAGAAAGATTATCCAGAATTGAAAGTGTTTAAACTGGAACAGAATTATCGATCCACTAAAACCATCGTTGACGCCTCGGGCAATATCATTGAAAAAAATAAATTCCGCTTGCCAAAGAAATTATGGACCTCCAATGAGGCAGGAACTAAAATCCAGTTGATTAAGGCATCCTCTGAGTCAGAAGAAGCAAATTTGGTTACACAAGTCATTATCAAAGAGCGTCAGGAATTTAATCGAAACCTGAATGATTTTGTTGTTTTATACCGAACCAATGCACAGTCCAGAGCTTTTGAAGAATCACTTAGGAGGTTTAGTATTGATTATCGCCTCATAGGTAGTTTGTCTTTTTACAAGCGAAAGGAAATCAAGGATATACTTGCTTATTGTCGTTTTGTATTAAATCCGAATGATGAAGAAAGTCTGCGAAGAATAATTAATTATCCTGGACGAGGAATTGGCAACACAACAGTCGCAAAACTTGTTGTTTTGGCTGATGACAACCAGTGCTCACTTTGGGATATTATAACAAATATCAGATCTTTTAATCTGACACAACGATTTGTAAATGCAATTGATGACTTTGCTACATTACTGAAGAGTTTTCAGGTGAAGATTAAGGACGCAGATGCATTCGAAGCAACATCCTATATTGCGAAAGAAACAGGAATTCAGAAATTACTCTTTGAAGACAAAAGTATTGAAGGCATAAGTCGTTATGAGAACCTGCAAAATTTACTTTCTGCTATAAAAGAATTCACCGAGCGTGATGATATTGATGAAAAAGATCTGGGAACATTTTTACAAGATGTTTCTTTGATGACAGATGCCGATACAAAGAATGATGAAGGCGACAAAGTAACCCTTATGACAGTTCATTCTGCAAAAGGCTTGGAGTTTCATGTTGTTTTTATAGTAGGGCTGGAGGAAAATTTATTTCCTTCACAAATGTCAATGAATTCGAGGGAGGAAATAGAAGAAGAAAGGCGTTTGTTTTATGTGGCGATAACACGAGCTGAGCAAAGATTGTATATGTCGTATGCTCAATCCAGATTCAGATGGGGCAATATTACCTTTTGCGAATCCAGTCGGTTTTTAGATGAAATAGATGCACAACACATCGATTTTAATATGATACAGGCTAGTGCAAAAAAGGCTTATTCGCCAAAGCCTGCTATAAAACCTAAACCCCGACTACAAAGCAACAAGCCTGTGCGGAAACCACAAGCGCGCCATATTGCTCCGGCAGACTTTAGTCCCGATGATACATCTGAATTGAAATCTGGCATGGAAGTAGAGCATAGTCGCTTTGGCAGAGGCAAAGTCATGCAAATTGATGGTCTGGCAGGAAATAAAAAAGCAACTATTAATTTTAATAATTTTGGACAGAAGCAGATTTTGTTGAAATTTGCTAAAATGAAAGTAATTCATTGAAAGATACCCAATTCAAATAAACATCATGGAATACAATACCAATCGAGTAAAACTGAATATGCCAGAATATGGCAGAAATCTGCAACTATTAGTAGATTTTGCGATTGAAATACCTGAACGTGACGAACGGAATAAAGCGGCTGAAACAATAATAAACCTTATGGCTCAGCAAAATCCGCAACTTAAAAATCAGCCTGAGTATACACAGAAACTTTGGGGGCATTTATTCATTATGTCTGGTCATAAGTTGGATGTAGATTCGCCATTTTCGCAAGAAGATATGGCAAAATCCATGGAAAATAAGAAAGAAAAAATCCTTTATCCGAAAAAGGATTTTAAATACAGATTCTACGGTAAAAATGTAGAATTAATGATTAAGCGTTGTGACGAAATGGATGATGGTGAAATCAAAGAGCAGTTTAAATTAACCATCGCCAGCTATATGCGCATGTCTTATAAATTGTGGAATGATGATAAGGTTTCAGATGAAGTTATTTTAAAACATCTAAACGAACTTTCTGAAGGGAAAATTGTGATTGAAAAAATTCCCGAGTATATGAAAGTGCATGAACCAAAAGCCTTTAATAAGGAAAGTAGCAATACCAATAAAAAGTTCAAGCAACGAAGCAATTATTCTAAGAAGAACACCAATAAAAACTATCGTTCAAGATCCTAATAAAGCAAATAAATGGATTTCTTTAAGATTGAAGGACCTGTAAAACTCAAAGGAGAAATACAACCACAAGGAGCTAAAAATGAAGCGCTTCAAATATTGGCGGCTGTATTATTAACGCAAGAAAAAGTATTAATTAAAAATATTCCTGACATCATAGATATTCGAAGACAAATTTCTTTGTTAGAGATGTTGGGTGTTCAGGTCAATCGGCTTTCAAATAATGATATTGAATTTACTGCCTCCGATATTAATTTAGAAATACTTGAGTCGGATGATTTCCTTAATTTGAGCAGAAATATCAGAGGATCTGTATTATTAATAGGCCCGATGTTGGCCCGATTTCAAGAAATGGTATTGTCGAAACCTGGTGGTGATAAAATCGGACGAAGAAGTCTCGATACGCACTTATTAGGCTTAAAGGACTTAGGGGCTTTTTTCGATTTCGATCAAACAAAAAATCTGTTTAAATTAAAAACAAAGGGACTTAAAGGAGCATATATTCATTTAGATGAACCTTCTGTTACAGGAACAGGCAATATTTTAATGGCTGCAACTTTGGCCAAAGGTAAAACAACAATCTACAATGCCGCTTGTGAACCCTATATTCAACAATTGTGTCGTATGTTGAGTTGTATGG includes the following:
- a CDS encoding VWA domain-containing protein; this encodes MKTKLLISLLLIVSINFTFADGIMLSSKESYPNHLLKNVSTEINVEINGLVAITTVFQKFLNESDSITDAVWNFPLPEKARSMRMRYWYNDTAYDAKLMVIQQTTNPGTGEGGIAAEINNYIGKNGIRVHLKKIRPHDIQAVELTYIELLDYDNGNCSYTYPLETKDLVSFPIDYVKINIDLKSNRTVLHYDAKNFSSDLFELGNDSDKHLTLEVLKPKAYLSADFDFEFTIDNVSFDQYMYSSLTDSTMGYFNLFWVNQIFMEGYNYMNSKIVFLIGNSSTMSGYKLQQSLIAVKNALDMLSRNDSFNIILYNSTVDKWKDSLVVADSMNVLLAKTYLDNVKGHYGNWLDIGLQEALGQFNNASNSNTIFAFTDGKSALDPIKIKDINLFKTAIFIAAIGKDVDRYRLEMTSSLNYGFVRYFDEDDDIKKGLNSIFLSISHPVFKNTQMDFNKSDVIDVGPVPFPTAFVGTYFYAAGRYSIPDTATCKMTFEGIYGHVKYPFLLTYNGYNESNNFAKNLWAKQKMDDLERKIMIYGESEVWKQELIELSLAYKMKCRYTAYIATYEYDPGGPWLDIEESDEKPNMQTNSQIELYYPNPFSSYLNVNIYLSKHDFNKTKLLKIYNSAGILVHLVDLTMYPEGSFELHLLLDKYRNRLSLGYNVLILQIGNEVVSSAKILYVPNH
- the rplS gene encoding 50S ribosomal protein L19, whose translation is MNQLIKDIQKKSLRTDLAQFKAGDTIVVNYRIIEGNKERVQPFQGIVLQRKGEAEVATFTVRKISGGIGIERVFPINSPKIESIEVKKRGKVRRAKIFYLRELKGKKAKVKELRR
- a CDS encoding UvrD-helicase domain-containing protein — translated: MKGYLDEFNEQQRQAVEHTDGPSLIIAGAGSGKTRVLTTRIVHLISQGIDAFNILALTFTNKAAKEMRKRIEEMVGTDAKNIWMGTFHSVFARLLRSEAAKLGYPVNFTIYDTEDSKSLIRTILKEEQLDSKLYNASFVYNRISGLKNNLITPKQYLNDEEYISEDLANGRPKFGEIYLKYTSRCFKSGAMDFDDLLLKTHILLENFPEALNKYQHQFKHVLIDEFQDTNRVQYLIVKRIAAATRNLSVVGDDSQSIYSFRGANIKNILHFEKDYPELKVFKLEQNYRSTKTIVDASGNIIEKNKFRLPKKLWTSNEAGTKIQLIKASSESEEANLVTQVIIKERQEFNRNLNDFVVLYRTNAQSRAFEESLRRFSIDYRLIGSLSFYKRKEIKDILAYCRFVLNPNDEESLRRIINYPGRGIGNTTVAKLVVLADDNQCSLWDIITNIRSFNLTQRFVNAIDDFATLLKSFQVKIKDADAFEATSYIAKETGIQKLLFEDKSIEGISRYENLQNLLSAIKEFTERDDIDEKDLGTFLQDVSLMTDADTKNDEGDKVTLMTVHSAKGLEFHVVFIVGLEENLFPSQMSMNSREEIEEERRLFYVAITRAEQRLYMSYAQSRFRWGNITFCESSRFLDEIDAQHIDFNMIQASAKKAYSPKPAIKPKPRLQSNKPVRKPQARHIAPADFSPDDTSELKSGMEVEHSRFGRGKVMQIDGLAGNKKATINFNNFGQKQILLKFAKMKVIH
- a CDS encoding DUF4290 domain-containing protein → MEYNTNRVKLNMPEYGRNLQLLVDFAIEIPERDERNKAAETIINLMAQQNPQLKNQPEYTQKLWGHLFIMSGHKLDVDSPFSQEDMAKSMENKKEKILYPKKDFKYRFYGKNVELMIKRCDEMDDGEIKEQFKLTIASYMRMSYKLWNDDKVSDEVILKHLNELSEGKIVIEKIPEYMKVHEPKAFNKESSNTNKKFKQRSNYSKKNTNKNYRSRS